The sequence CATGCCAAGCTCGGTTCTCAGGGCGAACGCGTTACCCGCATCCGTGAACTGGCGAAGGCGCTGGCCCCGATTGTCGGTGCCGATGCCGCGCTGGTGGACCGCGCCGTGGTGCTGGCCAAGGCTGACCTGCGCACCGAAGCCGTCGGCGAATTCCCCGAGCTTCAGGGCCTGATGGGCCGCAAATATGCGGCGCTGCAGGGCGAAAACGAAAGCGTCGCCGCCGCCATCGAGGACCACTACAAGCCGCAGGGCCCCTCGGACCGCCTGCCGGCCGACAAGGTGGCGATCACGGTGGCGCTCGCTGACAAGCTCGACACTCTCTTAGGCTTCTGGGCCATCGATGAAAAACCGACCGGTTCGAAGGACCCCTTCGCGCTGCGCCGCGCGGCGCTGGGCGTGGTGCGCATTCTGCTTGAGAAAAACGTGCGGCTTCCGCTGCTGAGCGTTGCGAAGGACCCGGAGCTTCTCTCCTTCTTCCATGATCGCCTGAAAGTTTATCTGCGCGACCTCGGTGCCCGTTACGATCTAATCGACGCCGTCCTGACGCCGGAATCCGATGATCTCCTGATGATCGCCCGTCGTGTCGAGGCGCTCACCGCCTTCATCACCGGCGAGGATGGCCGCAACCTGCTGGCGGGCGCGAAGCGTGCAACCCAGCTTCTGGCTGCGGAGGAAAAGAAGGGTACCGTGGTCGCCGATGGCGTCTCGGAAGAGCTGTTGAAGCTCGATGCCGAAAAGGCGCTTTATGCGGCGATCAGGACCGCCTCTGCCGACGCTGCGAAAGCTGTTGCGGGCGAGGATTTCCGCTCCGCCATGCAGGCGCTCTCCACACTTCGCGCGCCCGTTGATAAATTCTTTGAGGATGTGCTCGTCAATGACGAGGATGCGGCTATCCGTGCCAACCGTCTGGCGCTGCTGAAGGCTATTCGAGAAGCGACCGGAACGGTTGCGGATTTCTCGAAGATCACGGGGTGAGGGGTTTCGGGGTAGCCAGGTATGTCAGCGTGCTTGGTTCACCCCCCTCTGTCCTGCCGGACATCTCCCCCTCAAGGGGGGAGATTGGCAAGACGGTCGCTCCCCGCAAAACATTGCAACGTTGAAGATGGTCGATACGTTGCCACGATGCGATCTCCCCCCTTGAGGGGGAGATGCCCGGCAGGGCAGAGGGGGGTAAGCCGCAACCGCGACTCTCACAGGACGACTCCGCATTGACCCACACTACCCCAAAAATCCTCATCAGCGCCTGCCTCCTCGGCCAGCCGGTCCGCTATGACGGCAAGGGCAAACCCCTATCCCACCCGGCGATAGACCGCTGGCGGCAGGAGGGCAGGCTGGTGACGATCTGTCCGGAGATGGCGGGTGGCATGCCCGTGCCACGCCCGCCGGCGGAAATCGAAAATGGTGCCTCCGGTCTCGATGTGCTGGAGGGCCGCGCCCGCGTGCTGGAGGTGGCCGGCGGCGATGTCACGGCGCAATTTATCGCCGGTGCGGAAAGGGCGCTGGCCTTCGCCAGGGCCAATGGCTGCACATACGCGCTTCTGATCGATGGCAGCCCGTCCTGTGGCTCGGTTGCGATCTATGACGGTTCGTTCTTCGGCCTCAAACATCCGGGCAACGGCGTGACGGCGGCGCTATTCGAAAAAGCCGGTATTGCCGTATTTTCACCTGCCGATATCGATCGGCTGGCTGCTCTGACAAGCTAAAAGAAAAGCGCCGGAGTTTCCCCCGACGCCGGTTTCCATCGATAGCCCTGAGGCAATATCACCCCGCCATGCGCATCTCTTGTGCCATGCCGTGAAGCTGGTGGCCGGAGGAGACGCGGAAGCCGCGGATGAGGTTCAGCAGTTCCTCGGTGTCCACGGCGAGCGCTTCCGCCGAAGCCGTGGTTTCTTCCGCCATGGCGGCATTATGCTGGGTGGCAACGTCGAGCTGGTTGAGCGACGAGGAGATCGAGCGCAATGTCGTATCCTGTTCGGCGGCCGAATGGGCGATCTTGCTGACGATCTCGTTTGCGGATTTGATCTGGTCCGAAATGCGTTTCAGCGCATCGCCGGCCTCTCCGACAAGACGCACGCCGTTTTCCACCTGGGCGGAAGAACGGGCGATCTGGTCCTTGATCTCCTTGGCGGCGGCGGCGGATTTCTGCGCCAGTTCGCGCACTTCCTGCGCCACCACGGCAAAGCCCTTGCCGGCCTCACCCGCACGTGCCGCTTCCACACCGGCATTCAGCGCCAGAAGATTGGTCTGGAAGGCGATGTCGTCGATCACGCCGATGATGTTGGAAATCTGGTCGGAAGATTGCTCGATACCGCTCATCGCGGTGATCGCTTCTTCCACCACCCGGTCACTGCGCATGGCCTCCGAGCTGACGGTGGTGACGCGCTTGGCGGCGTCGGCTGCACCCTCTGCCGTCTGGCGCACTGCAACGGTCAATTCGTCCAGCGCCGCGGAGGTTTCCTCCAGATTTGCGGCCTGCCGTTCGGTGCGCTGCGAAAGCTCGTTGGAGGCCTTGCGGATTTCCTCCTTGGAACCGCCAATATCGATGCTCTTGGAATTCACCTTGGCCATGGCCGCATCAAGATGGGTCAGGGCCTCGTTGAAATTGTCGCGCAGCGCCGCATAACGATTGCCGAGATCGCCGCAACGAACGGTCAGATCGCCGCCTGCCAGCTTTTCCAGCGCCTCGCCGATGGTGGTGACGACACGCGCCTGCAACTCGGCCTCGTCGCGCTGCATGTCGAGATTGTTCTGACGCTCCGCATTGAGCTGCCGCTGCTGTTCTTCCTCACGGCGCTGCATGGCATGGCGTTCGCGCACCTTGTCCTGCAGCGAGGCGGTGGCCTTGGCCATCATGCCCACCTCGTTGGTGAGACCGGTATGGGGAATGGCGAGCGAGACGTTTTCATTGGCCACTTCGCCGAGCGCCCGGTGAATATCGCCGAGAGGCTTCGAAATGCCACGGATGACATAGAAGGCGGCGGCCAGCGCCAGCACGAAGATGATAGCGCCGATCGACAGCGCCTTCATCACCTCGCCGCGCACCTGCGCGTTCAGATCGTCGATATAAACGCCGGTCACGACCACCACCTGCCATGGTTCGAAGGCGAGCGCATAGGAACTCTTGGCGTAGTCATTGCCTTCCATGCCGGGTTTCGGACCGTAAAAATCCGTCTGGCCGCCGCCATTGCGGCCAAGCCGCACCAGCTCGTCACGATAGGCGAAACCCTTGCTGTCCGGCTTGCCCTTGAAGCTCTCGCCGACCCGCTTCGGATCGGGATGGAACTTCATGGTCACGTCGTAATCGTAACCGAACAGATAGCCGTCAGGGGTGAACCGTATGGCGCTGACGGTGGCATAAGCCTGCTTCATGGCTTCTTCGCGCGACAGCGTTCCCGCCGTTTCCTTCTCGTGGAAGGACTGCAGAATGGAGATAGCCGACTGCACCTGTGTCCGCAGCATGCCGTAGCGTTCCTCATAGATCGCGTCGGTGGCGGATTTCAGCTGGTAAAACGTCGCCACGGCGAAGGCGGCCATAAGGGCCACCACGAGTACGATGAGCTGACGGGAGATGGAGAGATTCTTCATGGGCGCTCACAAGCGTTTTGCGTCGCGGCCAGAAAAGGCCGCGTGCTGCCGAAGTTTCGGAAATGGAAAGGGCGCCTGATGCGCGGTGAAGGGCCTGAATAGCTGATATCCGCTTCAGGCCTCATGGCGTGCTGCATTGCACTATGAGATCACTTAGCGGCCAAAAATTTGAATAAATATTTAATTAGAGAAAGCTTTATCAGCCCATCCGGCGGAATAACGGCGGACGAATTTATTATTCCCCGCATGGTTGCCATGGCTTCTGAAAAATACAGCGATCGCGTGATTATTTGACATTTGCCATGAAAATGTATCGGTCGCCTGTCAATTGCCGCGCAATTTGAAATCCGGGAATGCGGGTGCGGCAATCGTGGAGGCGGTAGCGGCAACGGCAGCCTTGTCGGCGGAGATTTCCTTGACACCGGCAGTCGTCGTTGTCGCGTCGATGCCGGCAGGCGTCGAAACCGCTTCCTCGGGATGCGCCACGGGTTCCACCTTGTCATAGGTCGCAATGGCGGTGCTGGGGGTTTCTTGCGGCATCCATGCGGGATTGGTGCTGACGAAGGTGACCGGCGCGCCGCCGAGCCAGGCTTCGGTGCGGATGAGGGTGCGCTTTCCGTCGACTTCGCGCATTTCCATATGCTGCGTACCCGGCTCGATGGACGGAATGGCATAACCTTCCGCTACCGTTTTATCCTTTGCGGGTTCGCAATCCGTGCAGTCACGACGAATGAAGCTGCCATTGCTGGCGTGTACGCCATTGATATATTCGATGGAGGATGCCATGGCCGACCCGCCGGCCAGTGCGACAATGGCTGTCAGAAAAACACGACGCATCGAAAAACCCCCGAAGTAACGGCAGCACCCGTGGTTCAGGCACGGTGCGCCATTTAAATATTCGGGCAAGTATTACCGGTCTTTCGTTTCCATCGGGTCAGCAAACTTGGTAAAAATTGAACGAAAGATTCGCCCTCACCGGTGTTTGCCTTAAGTATCAGGCCTTTTCGCGTGCGACAGCCTGCCAGCCGATATCGCGGCGGCAGAAGCCGTTTTCCCACTCGACCTTATCGGCCAGCGCATAGGCGCGCGCCTGCGCTTCCGTCACGGTCTTTCCGAAAGCGGTGACGTTCAGCACGCGGCCGCCGGTTGCGACGAGTTCGCCGTCCTTCAGCGCGGTGCCGGCGTGGAAAACCTTCGCCTCTTCGCTCGCCTCGGGAATATGGGCGATCGGCGTGTTCTTGTCGTAAGCGCCGGGATAACCCTTCGAGGCGAGAACGACCGTCAGCGCCGCATCGTCGCGCCATTCCGCCTCAACCTTGTCCAGCGTGCCGGTGGCGGTGGCGTAGAGGATCGGTAGCAGATCGCTCTTGAGGCGCATCATCAGCACCTGGCACTCGGGATCGCCGAAGCGCACATTATATTCGATCAGTTCCGGGCCTTTGGCGGTAATCATCAGCCCGGCAAAGAATACGCCGGAGAAAGGATTGCCGTCCTTGGCCATGCCCGCAATCGTCGGCTCGATGATCTCCTTCATGGTGCGTTCCACCATGGCCGGTGTCATGACCGGGGCGGGGGAATAGGCGCCCATGCCGCCGGTATTCGGGCCGGTATCGCCGTCGCCGACGCGTTTGTGATCCTGTGCGGTTGCGAGCGCCAGCGCGGTCTTGCCGTCGGAAAGGCAGAAGAAGCTCGCTTCCTCGCCATCGAGGAAGGCTTCCACCACCACTTCGGCGCCGGCCGTGCCGAAAGCGCCGTCGAAACATTCGTCGATGGCGGCAAGCGCTTCCGCCTCCGTCATCGCAACGGTCACGCCCTTGCCGGCGGCAAGACCGTCCGCCTTGATGACGATCGGCGCGCCCTGCGCACGAACATAATCCCTGGCCGGTTCGGCGGCCTTGAAACGCTGGTAAGCGCCGGTCGGAATATCGTAGCGCGCGCAGAGATCCTTGGTGAAGCCCTTGGAGCCCTCAAGCTGGGCGGCGGCTTTCGCGGGTCCGAATGTGGCGATGCCGGCGGCACGCAGATCGTCTGCAAGGCCCGCAACCAGCGGCGCTTCCGGGCCAACGACGACGAAGTCAATTGCCTTTTCCTTCGCAAAGGCGATGACGGCCGCGTGGTCCTCCACGTTCAGCGCCACCAGCGTCGCGTGGTCGGCGATGCCGGGATTACCGGGGGCGGCATAAAATTCATCGAGCAGGGGAGACTGGGCGATTTTCCACGCCAGCGCATGTTCGCGTCCGCCGGAACCGATCAACAGAACTTTCATGGTCAATACCCCTGCAAATTCGCCAGTAACCTTGTGGGACGGGCGTTAAGGGCAGGGGGGCGAAAGGTCAAGGAGAAAGCGCCGCAAATGCCCGTCTTTCCCTTGATCGCCGCCTTTCCTGTGGAATCGTGGATGCCTCTTGTTGTCACGCCACAATCAGACATTATGTTCGCCGCTCCAGACATGACAGCAGAGAACCTCATGACCGCAGACAATGCCCGCCTCGCCTCGCTCATAGCCTCCGAAATCAACGCCCGCCCCGATCAGGTGAAGGCGGCGGTGGCGCTGCTGGACGAGGGCGCGACCGTTCCCTTCATCGCCCGTTACCGCAAGGAGGTGACGGGAGGACTTGATGACACCCAGCTTCGCACGCTTTCGGAACGTCTCGTCTATCTGCGCGAACTTAATGCCCGGCGGGCTTCCATCGTCGATTCCATCACCGGTCAGGACAAGATGACCGATGAACTGATGGTCAAGATCATGCAGGCCGGCACCAAGGCGGAGCTGGAAGACCTCTACCTGCCCTATAAGCCGAAGCGCCGCACCCGCGCGGAAATCGCCCGTGAGCGTGGTCTCGGCCCGCTTGCCGAAGCCATATGGGAAAACCGCGCCGCCGATCCGGCGAAGCTGGCGGAGGCTTATGTTCAGGGCGAGGTGGCCGATGTGAAGGCCGCACTTGAGGGCGCGCGCGACATCGTGGCGGAAACCATGACGGAAAACGCCGATCTTCTCGGCCGCCTGCGCGACTATATGCGCCAGAACGCCACCTTCCGCGCCAAGGTGGTGGACGGCAAGCAGGCCACGGGCGAAAAATTCTCAGACTATTTCGATCATTTCGAGCGCTGGGCCACGGTGCCGGGCCACCGGGCGCTGGCCATGCTGCGCGGCTGGAACGAGGAAGTGCTGACATTGACCATCGATGTCGATGCGGACGATCCCTCACCGGTCAAGCCCGCGCAGCGCACCATCGCCGCCGCCTTCGATATCCGCAGTGCCGGCCCCGCCGATCAATGGCTGATGGAGGTCGCTGGCTGGACCTGGCGGGTGAAGCTTTCCATGTCGCTTTCGCTCGACCTGATGCGCGAATTGCGCGAACGTGCCGAAGAAGAGGCGATCAATGTCTTTGCCCGCAATCTGAAGGATCTGCTGCTGGCCGCCCCCGCCGGTTCCCGCGCCACCATGGGGCTCGATCCGGGCATCCGCACCGGCGTCAAGGTGGCTGTGGTGGATGGCACCGGCAAGCTGCTGGACACCACGACCGTCTATCCTTTCCCGCCGAAGAACGACGTGCGTGGCACGCAGGCGGAACTCGCCCTGCTCATCCGCAAGCACAATGTCGAGCTGATCGCCATCGGCAATGGCACGGGCAGCCGCGAGACGGAAAAGCTGGTCGCCGATCTTCTGGCGCAGATGCCGGCTTCGGGCGCAAAGCCCACCAAGGTCATCGTCTCGGAAGCGGGTGCATCTGTTTATTCCGCTTCGGAACGGGCGGCCGCGGAATTCCCCAATCTCGACGTTTCGCTGCGCGGTGCCGTCTCCATCGCCCGCCGCCTTCAGGACCCGCTGGCGGAACTGGTGAAGATCGAGCCGAAATCCATCGGCGTCGGGCAATACCAGCATGATGTCGATCAGGGCCGCCTCAGCCGCTCGCTCGATGCTGTCGTGGAAGACGCGGTGAATGCCGTCGGCGTCGATCTCAACACGGCCTCGTCGCCGCTTCTCGCGCGCGTATCGGGCCTCGGCAGCTCGATTGCCGACGCCATCGTCGCCCATCGCGACCAGACAGGACCCTTCGCCAGCCGCAAGGAGCTGCTGAAGGTGCCGCGCCTTGGCCAGCGCACTTTCGAGCAATGTGCGGGCTTCCTGCGCATTCCGAACGGCAAGGAGCCGCTGGATGCCTCCTCGGTTCACCCGGAAGCCTATGGCGTGGCGAAAAAGATCGTCGCCGCCTGTGGCCGCGACCTGCGTTCGCTGATGGGTGACAGCGCCGCGCTGAAGGCGCTTGATCCGAAGACGTTCATCGATGAGCAGTTCGGTCTGCCGACAGTCAGGGACATCATCGCCGAACTGGAAAAGCCCGGTCGCGATCCGCGCCCGAGCTTCAAGACCGCGACCTTCGCCGAGGGTGTGGACGAGATCACCGATCTGAAGCCGGGCATGCTGCTCGAAGGCACCGTCACCAATGTCGCCGCCTTCGGCGCCTTCGTGGATATCGGCGTGCATCAGGATGGGCTGGTGCATGTCTCGCAGCTCGCCGACCGTTTCGTGAAGGACCCGCATGAGGTCGTCAAG comes from Rhizobium rhizogenes and encodes:
- a CDS encoding DUF523 domain-containing protein; the encoded protein is MTHTTPKILISACLLGQPVRYDGKGKPLSHPAIDRWRQEGRLVTICPEMAGGMPVPRPPAEIENGASGLDVLEGRARVLEVAGGDVTAQFIAGAERALAFARANGCTYALLIDGSPSCGSVAIYDGSFFGLKHPGNGVTAALFEKAGIAVFSPADIDRLAALTS
- a CDS encoding methyl-accepting chemotaxis protein, which gives rise to MKNLSISRQLIVLVVALMAAFAVATFYQLKSATDAIYEERYGMLRTQVQSAISILQSFHEKETAGTLSREEAMKQAYATVSAIRFTPDGYLFGYDYDVTMKFHPDPKRVGESFKGKPDSKGFAYRDELVRLGRNGGGQTDFYGPKPGMEGNDYAKSSYALAFEPWQVVVVTGVYIDDLNAQVRGEVMKALSIGAIIFVLALAAAFYVIRGISKPLGDIHRALGEVANENVSLAIPHTGLTNEVGMMAKATASLQDKVRERHAMQRREEEQQRQLNAERQNNLDMQRDEAELQARVVTTIGEALEKLAGGDLTVRCGDLGNRYAALRDNFNEALTHLDAAMAKVNSKSIDIGGSKEEIRKASNELSQRTERQAANLEETSAALDELTVAVRQTAEGAADAAKRVTTVSSEAMRSDRVVEEAITAMSGIEQSSDQISNIIGVIDDIAFQTNLLALNAGVEAARAGEAGKGFAVVAQEVRELAQKSAAAAKEIKDQIARSSAQVENGVRLVGEAGDALKRISDQIKSANEIVSKIAHSAAEQDTTLRSISSSLNQLDVATQHNAAMAEETTASAEALAVDTEELLNLIRGFRVSSGHQLHGMAQEMRMAG
- a CDS encoding plant virulence effector HPE1-like domain-containing protein, which codes for MRRVFLTAIVALAGGSAMASSIEYINGVHASNGSFIRRDCTDCEPAKDKTVAEGYAIPSIEPGTQHMEMREVDGKRTLIRTEAWLGGAPVTFVSTNPAWMPQETPSTAIATYDKVEPVAHPEEAVSTPAGIDATTTTAGVKEISADKAAVAATASTIAAPAFPDFKLRGN
- the purD gene encoding phosphoribosylamine--glycine ligase, with product MKVLLIGSGGREHALAWKIAQSPLLDEFYAAPGNPGIADHATLVALNVEDHAAVIAFAKEKAIDFVVVGPEAPLVAGLADDLRAAGIATFGPAKAAAQLEGSKGFTKDLCARYDIPTGAYQRFKAAEPARDYVRAQGAPIVIKADGLAAGKGVTVAMTEAEALAAIDECFDGAFGTAGAEVVVEAFLDGEEASFFCLSDGKTALALATAQDHKRVGDGDTGPNTGGMGAYSPAPVMTPAMVERTMKEIIEPTIAGMAKDGNPFSGVFFAGLMITAKGPELIEYNVRFGDPECQVLMMRLKSDLLPILYATATGTLDKVEAEWRDDAALTVVLASKGYPGAYDKNTPIAHIPEASEEAKVFHAGTALKDGELVATGGRVLNVTAFGKTVTEAQARAYALADKVEWENGFCRRDIGWQAVAREKA
- a CDS encoding Tex family protein; translation: MTADNARLASLIASEINARPDQVKAAVALLDEGATVPFIARYRKEVTGGLDDTQLRTLSERLVYLRELNARRASIVDSITGQDKMTDELMVKIMQAGTKAELEDLYLPYKPKRRTRAEIARERGLGPLAEAIWENRAADPAKLAEAYVQGEVADVKAALEGARDIVAETMTENADLLGRLRDYMRQNATFRAKVVDGKQATGEKFSDYFDHFERWATVPGHRALAMLRGWNEEVLTLTIDVDADDPSPVKPAQRTIAAAFDIRSAGPADQWLMEVAGWTWRVKLSMSLSLDLMRELRERAEEEAINVFARNLKDLLLAAPAGSRATMGLDPGIRTGVKVAVVDGTGKLLDTTTVYPFPPKNDVRGTQAELALLIRKHNVELIAIGNGTGSRETEKLVADLLAQMPASGAKPTKVIVSEAGASVYSASERAAAEFPNLDVSLRGAVSIARRLQDPLAELVKIEPKSIGVGQYQHDVDQGRLSRSLDAVVEDAVNAVGVDLNTASSPLLARVSGLGSSIADAIVAHRDQTGPFASRKELLKVPRLGQRTFEQCAGFLRIPNGKEPLDASSVHPEAYGVAKKIVAACGRDLRSLMGDSAALKALDPKTFIDEQFGLPTVRDIIAELEKPGRDPRPSFKTATFAEGVDEITDLKPGMLLEGTVTNVAAFGAFVDIGVHQDGLVHVSQLADRFVKDPHEVVKAGDVVKVRVVEVDVKRKRIGLTMRKDGGEAAPQPMREKGNAGAMRHATSKPKDRNEGSQSGGALAAALAEAMKRR